The Phycisphaerae bacterium DNA segment GGGGTCGCAGATTTCGCTGGCACAGCGCCCGCCGCGTCGTGCAGGAGATCGACGTTCTGGTGCATGACTACGGCGTGCGGGAGATCCAGTTCGAGGACGACAATCTCACGCTCAACAAACCGCGCATGCGCGAGATCTGCCGGAGGATCATTGAACGGCGATTCGATTTGTTCTGGACGACGCCGAACGGCGTAGCCACGTGGTCGCTGGACGAGGAGCTGTTGGCGCTGATGCGACATGCCGGCTGTTATCACGTTGCGATTGCCGTGGAGTCTGGCGTTCAGGATACGCTCGATCGGCTCATTCGGAAGCCGTTGGACCTTCGCAAGGTTCCGCCGCTGATCCGGGCGGCCCGCGCGCTGGGCATGGGGGTTTCGGCGTTTTTCGTCGTCGGTTTTCCGGGCGAGACGCGTGCCGATATCGAGAAGACGTTCGACTATGCGATGAACCTGGGTGCCGATCACGTTCATTTCTTCACTGCGACGCCGTATCCGGGAACGGATCTGTTCCGGCAATGCGTGGAAACGGGTTTGTTGAAGGCGCCCGTGGATTATGCGCAGCTTCGCGTGGGACACCCGATGTTCGATACGGCCGAGTGGAGCGCCGACGAGCTGGTCGCGATGACCCGCGCGGCCCAATCCAGGTTTTACCGCCAAACCGCTGTTCGACGGCCGGTGCGATTCGCGGCCACCGTTGCCCGGAAGTTCGCCCGCGAACCACGTCTGACCACGCGCAGGGCCTGGAACGTGCTTTTTGGGAGGCAAGGCATCGATATCCGCAGCGGGGGACCGGCCGCCGAGGCGACGCCGTTGTCATCGCGGACTCGCCTCGGCGAAGTGATGGAGGAGACCCCTTCGATGCCTGAGGGCGTCGCGCCCGGCGGGACGCGGAGCCTGAATCCTTGATGAACATGGGTGGCAGACCGAGCCGCCGAAACGCCCGACGTGCTCGGACGGTCAGTGGAGCCGCGACGGGAGCGAGGAAACCGCGGAGGCGGGGATACCCTTGCACGAGGCCCTGGGGGGCTGCTGTAAATGCATGCCCTGTCTAGAATATTTATACATTTTTACCTTGTCTACGCGGTCTATTAACACATTGGTCTAGCTTGAGCTACTAGCAGGCTCTTTTCGACAAGGCGTGGTCATCCCTGCGGCTCAGGTCGGCGGGGCTTGGGTTTGTTCCGCCATGACTATGGTCGGACCGTTCGTGACGCGAGGAATCCGGCCAGCGGACGGCGAACGGGGCAACCAGCAATGACGATGCATGGACGAAGGAGTGTGAAGCACGAATGAATGTTGGGTTTGTTTGGCGATTTGATTGGTGAGCGAAGAGGATTCGGTTGGTGACCGGCGATGTATCCATGGTCGCGCTGCGCGTAATGCGTTTCACGTGCGAAGGTTGTGGATTACATGGGCTGAGGGATGGCGAGGTTGCACAGATCATGGCGTTTCTCCCCTGGCCGGCTGCGGGATCAGTTTAGTTGAAGGCCGTGATCCTGCGCGGTTGGCGCGC contains these protein-coding regions:
- a CDS encoding radical SAM protein, translated to MRGDQEVSCGLSARQVFLMRVLLIQPPVDLFDHDEKQSMPPLGLAYIAAVLERAGHEVAILDCVVAAFQRLRRLQDGRLRHGLDAEGIVKEVCRFKPSLVGVSNLFSAQSQAAHFVCRLVKETDPAIVTVMGGAHPSAVPNEVLGDRHVDYVIQGEGELAMLRLADALQRGRRIPDDPSGLAFREDDTIRVCPPGPRLVDLDSLPLPARRLLPMQHYFRYRAPHGTVVRRHPCTNMITSRGCPARCSFCSIHTVWGRRFRWHSARRVVQEIDVLVHDYGVREIQFEDDNLTLNKPRMREICRRIIERRFDLFWTTPNGVATWSLDEELLALMRHAGCYHVAIAVESGVQDTLDRLIRKPLDLRKVPPLIRAARALGMGVSAFFVVGFPGETRADIEKTFDYAMNLGADHVHFFTATPYPGTDLFRQCVETGLLKAPVDYAQLRVGHPMFDTAEWSADELVAMTRAAQSRFYRQTAVRRPVRFAATVARKFAREPRLTTRRAWNVLFGRQGIDIRSGGPAAEATPLSSRTRLGEVMEETPSMPEGVAPGGTRSLNP